The nucleotide window AGGTTGGTGACTCAGAATGCCAGTAGGTGGGAGAGCTTCGATGTCACCCCCGCCGTGATGAGGTGGACCGCCCAGGGGCTCACCAACCATGGGTTCGTGGTGGAGGTAGCCCACCCAGAGGACAGCCATGGGGCCTCCAAGAGGCATGTGCGGATTAGCAGGTCTTTGCACCAAGATGAGCACAGCTGGTCACAGATAAGGCCCTTGCTTGTCACTTTTGGCCACGATGGGAAAGGACACCCTCTCCACAGAAGAGAAAAGCGGCAAGCAAAACACAAACAGCGGAAACGCCTCAAGTCCAGCTGTAAGAGACACCCTTTATATGTGGACTTCAGTGATGTGGGGTGGAATGACTGGATCGTTGCACCGCCGGGGTATCATGCCTTTTACTGCCATGGGGAGTGCCCTTTTCCCCTGGCCGATCACCTTAACTCCACGAATCATGCCATTGTCCAAACTCTGGTCAACTCAGTTAACTCTAAGATTCCCAAGGCATGCTGTGTCCCAACAGAGCTCAGCGCCATCTCCATGCTGTACCTTGATGAGAATGAGAAGGTGGTATTAAAGAACTATCAGGACATGGTTGTCGAGGGTTGTGGGTGTCGTTagcacagcaaaataaaatataaatatatatatatatatattagaaaaacagcaaaaaaatcaAGTTGACACTTTAATATTTCCCAATGAAGACTTTATTTATGGAAtggaatggagaaaaagaaaaacacagctattttgaaaatatatttatatctacgAAAAGAAGTtgggaaaacaaatattttaatcagaGAATTATtccttaaagattttaaaatgtatttagttGTACATTTTATATGGGTTCAGCCCCAGCACATGAAGTATAATGGTcagatttattttgtatttatttactattataaccactttttaggaaaaatagctaatttgtatttatatgtaATCAAAGGAAGTATTGGGTTTGTACATAATTTTCCAAAAATTgtagttgtttttcagttgtgtGTATTTAAGATGAAAAGTCTACATGGAAGGTTACTCTGGCAAAGTGCTTAGcacatttgcttttttttgcagCGCTACTGTTAAGGTCACAAGTTCaagtccaggaaaaaaaaaaaagtggataatcCACTCTGCTGACTTTCAAGATTATTATATTATTCAGTTCTCAGGAATGTTGCAGAGTGGTTGTCCAGTCCGTGAGAATTTACATCCTTATTAGGTGGAATATTTGGATAAGAACCAGACATTACTGATTTAATATAGAAACCCTTCCCCTAACCCTTAATTTGCAGAAAGAGTAAAGCAAGACCAATATAAATAATTAGGAAAACGATGAACCTACAGGAAGGTGAATGATGGTTTGTTGTTCTTTCCTAAACTAGTGACCCCTTCAAAGGAGCTGgactggccaaagtattaaataaaatataagatttcTTCATTATTGATATCGTGatcatgtatatttaaaattgatatcTAGTGGCCCTCGTGAAGAGTTGGAAATCAATTTGTATTTCACTTTTACCTCACCTGGGAGCTCTTTATGCTCAGAAGGACTCAATTTTCTAACTTTGCCCCCCACACAGCAAAATTGTTTTCTGCCTACCCCAGTTCTCTGTTCCAtcagcttgtttttctttctaaggtTATGTGTTTAAACACATTTCTCCAAATGTTAAACCTATTTCAGATAATAAATATCAAAgttctttcatttcattctatAAAGACCAACCTGCAAGAGAAAACGGTGCATGTGTACAGTGTTCACAGAGTTTCCTTACATTTGCTTACATTTTGGCTTCTGAGGCTACTCATTTTGGAGGGAGGTAGGAAGAAGGCAAGGAGCTGTTGGAAATTTGCTAGCAAGTCATTGGCTAATTCTTAGGAATTGATCAATGCTTTAGTATTTAGTACTTCTTTGGAGCAGGATGATATAAGAGAAAACCAATGCTACAAAATAGGCAAAACCTGGGGAACCCAAGATAAAGTTTCAGAGATGGTATCCCATGCAACTGAGGCAATGGTGCCAAAAAATTAGAAAGGGAAAGTGTCTAAGAGCAGCTTCTACAAGGTCATCTGCCAACTGGACTAAAGCCCAAGCAGAATGAAGTCAAATTAGGCCACTCAGAATGAACACTTACAAAGGACAGGGGTTCTGTGTTCTGGGTTGAAATCAGACCCAAGGAAGGGTTGGGTGGGTATGCTCATATGGCCAAGGGTCCCACCATGCCC belongs to Bos indicus isolate NIAB-ARS_2022 breed Sahiwal x Tharparkar chromosome 13, NIAB-ARS_B.indTharparkar_mat_pri_1.0, whole genome shotgun sequence and includes:
- the BMP2 gene encoding bone morphogenetic protein 2, producing MVAGTRCLLALLLPQVLLGGAAGLIPELGRRKFAASAGRSSSQPSDDVLSEFELRLLSMFGLKQRPTPSRDAVVPPYMLDLYRQHSGQPGAPAPDHRLERAASLANTVRSFHHEESLEELPEMSGKTTRRFFFNLTSIPTEEFITSAELQVFRKHMPEALENNSSFHHRINIYEIIKPATANSKFPVTRLLDTRLVTQNASRWESFDVTPAVMRWTAQGLTNHGFVVEVAHPEDSHGASKRHVRISRSLHQDEHSWSQIRPLLVTFGHDGKGHPLHRREKRQAKHKQRKRLKSSCKRHPLYVDFSDVGWNDWIVAPPGYHAFYCHGECPFPLADHLNSTNHAIVQTLVNSVNSKIPKACCVPTELSAISMLYLDENEKVVLKNYQDMVVEGCGCR